Sequence from the Erythrolamprus reginae isolate rEryReg1 chromosome 2, rEryReg1.hap1, whole genome shotgun sequence genome:
ttcccataggaatcaatataaaagcaaataatgcctgcaaacccattaggaaagaaataaaagctcggaatttgggtaggtggaagaggaggaagaagaggaggaggaggacagtcgctgcccagagcaaagggagtgtttcttttctctgggtgctggcagaggtttattccctctccaagcgcccagagaaaggaaaacggtctgttcgctctggactgccaaagcctccttaagcaccaccaaaaggctcctctggcagcccagaaaagctagagatggttgggattaaagggggagtggcaggaaactggctgggcctttgtgccgctctcaaatttcctgggaaatttttcagggcttgggttcttaagtagaaaatgattcttaagaagaggcaaaaaaatcttgaacacctggttcttatctagaaaagttcttaagtagaggtgttcttaagtagaggtaacactgtatttacttacttacttatttgcttacttacttactcattcattcattcattcattcactcactcatttatttatttatttaacatatttatatgccgcccaactcatGAAGGACTCTCGCTGGCTTCCAACATATAAACATaatttctaaaacaataaaaacattcaattaaTAACCccaattcagacacacacactcaaCCCAACATTCTGCATTCAACATCACATGATGTAGGGTTGCTGCAAAGTttctaagtaagaaaaaaaatggtcataagttacattttccagtgctgttattactttgaacggtcactaaatgaattgttgtaagtcgaggactacctgtagttggaGGGGAAATGCTGGTGAAAGCCAAGTGCATCATAACTATATAACATAGTTATATaacaataaaatttatataattatttaacATGTGGCATATTAAAGTTACTATAGCTAATGTGAAAGTAAGCAcccataaaattattttattatttattttatttatcatctaGAGCAGGTATTCCCAAACTCTTgaagttttaaagaaattttACTATGCTTATATTAGCAAGGCTTTATAACTCTTGAGGTTTGGTCTCCGTTTTGCTTGTAGAAGCTCATACAGTTTGAGAAGGCTGTGATGACTAGATTAAAGCATAATGTGAAAAAAAGCAAACAGCCCCTGCTCCCAAGACATGTAAGCTCCACTTACTACAAATCTACAGAATGCCACCTCAATCCTAAATATGAACTAATTAAAATACCCTGGTAAGAAAACATTCCAGCAAGCTTGACCCTGAGTGGCATCAAGGGAGGAATCATTGGTCAGAAACACGGCCCAGTAAACCCAATTATTTGTATTAACTTATCATATCTCAGAGATAATGTGAGTGCCATGCTGACCTAgtaagaatgaataaataataaggtcaCATGGATGACATCTAGCTGAAACATTCCAAGGTTGTGCTGTTCTTTTACCTTGTCTTCACAATGAAATAGACCAAAGGTAATGTAAGTGCTAGTTCTGCTTTTGCTCATAGCTGTTCAGCAAAATACAGAAGTGTTGCTGggaacccaatactgtatatactgtctTGTTGTGTGCACCCTAATAAAATTATGTGGTATATTCAAAGTGATTTGGTTGCTTTTGGTGAACCAGGTTGTGGCCACAACAGTAATTGTTACAAGTAAGCAATACACTGACTTGCCCAAACTTGGCCTTAatgatattcattttatttatggaaGCTGTCATACAGCTTCATTTATCATATTGGGTGACCTAATGGAAATTATGTGTTCTTCGAGGATTTGATCTATATATAGATCAATGGCTATATATACCATTACAAGACATAAGCTCTAAATATAGAGAAGGCTTTATACATATAATGTGATATATGAACCCAAACAAATGTGGCATGTTTCAACTATGATTTAATAATAATGACATTGTGAGATACCATCCCACTCACGTGGCTTACTTTTAAGTATACGTATATAAAACTTACTCTTAAGGCATAAAGACTAAAAAGAGAATATTATGCTGAGATCAGTATTCCTAACCTATGTCTTTGTTGGATTAAAGGCCAGCTGgatgggtttctttttttttttagcatgatACTACAGTATATAAAACATGTTGCAATATTgaccttttcttttgtttgtggtTTTAATAGAGTCAGATTGGAGGAGATTGTTGGAGTGAAGAGTTACAACACAGTCACTAATGGTTCCAGCAGCTTGTCAAAAGAACAAAGAAAGCGCCAGTGGAAATTGGAGGCAGAGGACTCTGAAAACGAAGATAAGGAGCCCaacaaaagaaagaagagtaaATGGAATTTTGAGCGCCCGGAAGAAAAATCAACAAATACTCAAGATTCTGTGACattgagggaaaagaaaaaaactgcACCTGAAAGGAGTCATAAAGTGGACACTGAGAGTGCGGATGATAATTCTCATTCCAAGAAACATAGAGGGAAAAGTCAGCAGAGGAAAGAGCAGGatgcaaagaaagagaaaaagaagaaagcagATACATTTCCATCAAGGAGCACCTCCCAGAAGACTGAGAAAAACCTCAGCCAAAAAAGTGCAAAGGGTAACACAATAGCACAACCCAAAGCAAAAAAAGGCAGCTCCTCTAGTGAATCCTCTACATCATCATCAGATAGCGACCCTAGTACACCAGGCACAAAACAGACCAACATACATGCGTCTAAAGGGACATCGCAGCACATTAACAAACCACAGTCTTCAAAAACAGTTTCTGCCGGGAAACATAAAGACAAAGTTTCTCTTAAAACGGGACAAACTAAGAAAACCAAGATCCAGTCCACTAGTTCAGATTCCGATTCTAGTTCAGAGGAAGAGCAGCAAAGCAGTAAGCTGAAAAGTAAGCTACCAGATCAGAAGCAAGCAAGCCATTCTTCAAAGGCTGAAGCGAAAATCTCCTCCTCGGAATCTGATGACAGCTCTGAATCAAAGACATGTGCTGTAAAAAAACAGAAGGCGAATACCACAGGCAATCTGTCTGTCGGAGGAAATGATGACAAACAACTGAGTGATATCTCGTGTGGACTAGCTTCAAACTTGGGGGGAAACGAAAAGGGACGTGGAAGAGGAGAATCCCCCTTTTGGAGAGGGCCTAGAGTTCGCGGATGCCGTGGGATGACCAGAGATAGGGGAAGAGGTGAACGCAGTCATTTTTTCTATAAGGACAATAACGAAAACCAGAAAGAAAAACAGTTGAACGAAGAGGCAACAAATGCCTCTGTTATTATTCAGGTGGGTATAACAGTAACATTCCAGTCTATGATTCCATGGATCAGTGATGAAACGTTCTTAGAAAAATTGACGCCATTCCATACCTGTCTTTACCACCAAATGGTGGAAGTCTGGTTCCTAATTTTGTCTGCAGAAATTGAGTATCGATTGAAGGTTCTATATCCTGACATTATCTAGAAACCGAGAAGCAGGGTAGGAGGCTGCTGGAGTTTTATTCTGAAGTTTGGCATTTTGATACAACTAACTTAAGAATGTTTCGGGGCTGCATCATTTTCCTGttaacttttcttccttttatgttGCATCTTGTATAGTCAACGCTGGTAAGGTAGCCATGCAAACTATTTTGTACAGTACACCAGTTGCGCCTGCTCCTATATAATCAATAGACTTTTGCCAGTACCTTTTTTTCCCTATAGGCCAGATTTCCCCATCTTTTCCGTCTCCAGAGACTGGTGGGGAGGTGGAGACGATTCCGCTTGAGTGGTGGACACATGCAACAACCTCCGCCACCACTTCTGCAACCTTGTTTCAAATAGCTTAAGACCCGGTAGTGAACCATGGCCCAaaagttggggacctctgttctaggctTTGGAGAAAATCCAGCACTTTAAAATAATTACCTGCCTGAAATAAGTTGCATCCATTAGAATCTTAAAAGAGTTTGCTCTCCTAATTAGAAATAGAAGAATTGCTGAGTGTTGCATGGGATGAGAAAAAGTCTCTGGAATTTATtacaaacttattttttaaatctaCTCCACTCTACAagaaagaataattttttaatgaaaatgttgaaatAAGAGAACTGGTATAGGTggaggtttttgtttgtttgcttgttaattCCAATATAGGATCACTTTGAGAGTTTCAGAGTGTTCAGATCAGTATTTCTCAAATTTTCACCCCCTTCCAGTCATGGGTCACTAAATAAACATTAGGAATATGCAGAGACTAGCCAATGAAACAAGCCTTACATATGCCATAAATTTGTATCTTTAAGACTATGAGCATTTTACCAACAAATGTATGATTATTATAGTTCAGAGGTTCTCAGCCCTTTCTTCACCCTGGACCCCATTTAAATACCTTTTTGAGCCATCAGCCAccaagacttaactcaagatttaaatcataatatttCTTCATGGACCCCCACAACAACATTACAGATCCCACCCCTTTGTTTTAAGAGTCGTTCctaaagctgctttttcaagagacagctggactttctggttaccagaaagtccagttgcctctcgataaagcacctttgggactactatgacctggatgactgagaatctccacagacatttaaGAGGCCTTGTAAAATTTTGTACTGAAAACCTTCCTGAGTGGGCACTGAGCAATAAGTGGTCTGGCAGCTGGCTGTGTATACCTGGAGTTGTGAAGCTGAGGCATTAATCATGAGGTAGCTTGGGTAGACTGCACACTGGAGAATTCTTGCCTCAGAAAATTGGAGAAATAATAGACAGGCAGATCTATTCTTCCCTACAGCCTTCCGAATAAGGATTCTCAGAGTATGGTCTGtgtggaagtccacaagactAGTTAAGTTTTAATTAAAATAGATACCACGCTCACTATCTCTGTCAGGCTTAATTTTTTATAGATAAAATACTCCAGTGAATGGGTAGTGCCAACATCTTAATGCAGGTACTTCTTTTGTACTGATGATCCTTTTAATGATTGTTTTGTAGAATCCCGTGGACACTCTGAAAAAGGACTATAGCGCACTACCTCTCTTAGCTGCTCCTCCACAAGTAGGCCAAAAAATTGCCTTTAAGGTATTCTTTCAACTAtataatattggggggggggggatggaatgCAAATATTAACTGAAGCAGGTGGAGTAGCATATTCTGTTTTAGTGAAGTAGGTTTGTCCTAACAGGATTGATTAAATTCCTCACCCTAGAATTGTTGGTTCGCACAAGATGCTAAATTGCAAGTAGTGCAATTATAAAATATCCTGGTAGGAACAAGCTTCATTATGGTTTAGCATATGTGCACCTGATTTATTTTCTCTATAGATCCAAaattggattaaaaattggattccaCCACTGtaggatttattcattcattcattcattcatttattagatttgtatgccgcccctcccagGATGGCGGAAGTTTTGATTTAAAAGGTTCTTGTGTGTAAAAAGGGTAGAGTATTCTTAATAAAAACTAGCATCACTTGAGAATTGGGATCCATATTATATAGCAGCTACTCAACTACCTAAGTACTTTGAATGAACTTGACAACCTATGCAAGATTGGTTAGCTGGTTATTTGTTGGATGTGAGGTCACCAGGAACTCTCATGAATATATCTTGGattgggaaatttaaaaaaaaacatcttggAAGAAGCAAGTGGCAAACTCACCTCTCTATTGCTTAGAAAACAACATGGAAGTGTCCATGAAGTCAACAGGAGTTGAAGTTGACCAGAGACTTTGATTGTAAACCTTTTTCTGCCAGTACCTGTATCAGGCGAAGTTCTCTCTCCCCACCAAAGTATTAATTG
This genomic interval carries:
- the COIL gene encoding LOW QUALITY PROTEIN: coilin (The sequence of the model RefSeq protein was modified relative to this genomic sequence to represent the inferred CDS: inserted 1 base in 1 codon), whose product is MAAAMSGGCEAPVRLRLLFDYPPPVTPACGLCWLLVEPNQVRLITDLISLIREKFGFSRRARLNLFLDGALLPPTESARLVRDNDSLRVRLEEIVGVKSYNTVTNGSSSLSKEQRKRQWKLEAEDSENEDKEPNKRKKSKWNFERPEEKSTNTQDSVTLREKKKTAPERSHKVDTESADDNSHSKKHRGKSQQRKEQDAKKEKKKKADTFPSRSTSQKTEKNLSQKSAKGNTIAQPKAKKGSSSSESSTSSSDSDPSTPGTKQTNIHASKGTSQHINKPQSSKTVSAGKHKDKVSLKTGQTKKTKIQSTSSDSDSSSEEEQQSSKLKSKLPDQKQASHSSKAEAKISSSESDDSSESKTCAVKKQKANTTGNLSVGGNDDKQLSDISCGLASNLGGNEKGRGRGESPFWRGPRVRGCRGMTRDRGRGERSHFFYKDNNENQKEKQLNEEATNASVIIQNPVDTLKKDYSALPLLAAPPQVGQKIAFKLLELTENYTPEVSDYKEGKIVSYNPDKKQLELELLSFSSVAKEPGKFDLVYQSEDGDEKIEYAVSQDRKITESWAALIEPRLIIDCPSNESGPEXGIPSDMNLPGPQL